Proteins co-encoded in one Cuculus canorus isolate bCucCan1 chromosome 22, bCucCan1.pri, whole genome shotgun sequence genomic window:
- the TCEA3 gene encoding transcription elongation factor A protein 3 isoform X1, producing the protein MGPADELVRIAKKLDKMVARKSTEGALDLLKSLTGYTMTIPLLQTTRIGVAVNSVRKHCSDEEVVTSAKILIKNWKRLLESSSIPKKDKDVDGKKEKDTDGEKEKKEKRLGFASCPSEGTKPPKSFAEKHREKHKERKPSKTSSHAITPRGHPADSSSERVSSDGRSSAASSKKSPLDGKKERRDSTDSRSSTTSAISSSSPQKRPSGERRASVGTSPSPTPTGSRRNSSDSKEESRANSSKGKAETPRTPTSPTFSPGPCLLAPCYLTGDSVRDKCIEMLTAALRMDDDYKEFGVNCEKMASEIEDHIFQELKSTDMKYRNRVRSRISNLKDPKNPNLRKNVLCGAIPPSLIARMTAEEMASDELKELRNAMTQEAIREHQMAKTGGTVTDLFQCGKCKKKNCTYNQVQTRSADEPMTTFVLCNECGNRWKFC; encoded by the exons ATGGGGCCCGCTGACGAGCTGGTCCGGATTGCCAAGAAATTGGATAAGATGGTGGCCAGGAAGAGCACG GAAGGGGCGTTGGATCTGCTCAAGTCCCTCACCGGCTACACCATGACCATCCCACTGCTCCAG ACCACGCGGATCGGGGTGGCCGTCAACTCGGTGCGGAAACACTGCTCGGATGAAGAGGTGGTGACCTCGGCCAAAATCCTCATCAAGAACTGGAAGCGGCTGCTGG AGTCTTCCAGCATCCCAAAAAAGGATAAGGACGTGgatgggaagaaggagaaggacacagatggggagaaggagaagaaggagaagcgGTTGGGTTTTGCCAGCTGCCCCAGTGAAGGGACGAAACCCCCCAAGAGCTTTGCTGAGAAGCACAGGGAGAAGCACAAGGAGAG gaAGCCCAGCAAGACCAGTTCTCATGCCATCACCCCCCGAGGCCACCCTGCCGACTCCAGCTCGGAGAG AGTCTCCAGCGACGGCCGGAGCTCCGCTGCGTCCTCAAAGAAGTCACCTCTGGATGGCAAGAAAGAGAG GAGAGACTCTACTGACTCGAGGTCCTCTACCACCTCGGccatctcctcttcttctccgCAGAAGAGACCGTCAGGGGAGAG GAGAGCCTCTGTGGGCACCAGCCCCTCGCCAACTCCCACCGGTTCCCGGAGGAACTCCAGCGACAGCAAGGAGGAAAG CAGAGCCAACAGCAGCAAGGGCAAAGCGGAGACCCCACGGACGCCCACCAGCCCCACCTTCTCGCCCGGCCCTTGCCTCCTGGCCCCCTGCTATCTCACCGGAGACTCCGTGCGGGACAAGTGCATCGAGATGCTGACGGCTGCCCTCCGCATGGATG ATGACTACAAGGAGTTTGGTGTCAACTGCGAGAAGATGGCATCGGAGATCGAAGACCATAT TTTCCAGGAGCTGAAGAGCACGGACATGAAGTATCGCAACCGGGTGCGAAGCAGGATCAGCAATCTGAAggaccccaagaaccccaaCCTGAGGAAGAACGTGCTGTGTGGGGCCATCCCGCCCAGTCTTATCGCCCGCATGACAGCCGAG GAGATGGCCAGCGATGAGCTGAAGGAGCTGAGGAACGCCATGACCCAGGAGGCCATCCGGGAGCACCAGATGGCCAAGACGGGCGGCACCGTCACCGACCTCTTCCAGTGTGGCAAGTGCAAGAAGAAGAACTGCACCTACAACCAG GTGCAGACACGCAGCGCTGATGAGCCCATGACAACGTTCGTGCTGTGCAACGAATGCGGGAACCGCTGGAAG tTCTGCTGA
- the TCEA3 gene encoding transcription elongation factor A protein 3 isoform X2: MGPADELVRIAKKLDKMVARKSTEGALDLLKSLTGYTMTIPLLQTTRIGVAVNSVRKHCSDEEVVTSAKILIKNWKRLLESSSIPKKDKDVDGKKEKDTDGEKEKKEKRLGFASCPSEGTKPPKSFAEKHREKHKERKPSKTSSHAITPRGHPADSSSERVSSDGRSSAASSKKSPLDGKKERRDSTDSRSSTTSAISSSSPQKRPSGERRASVGTSPSPTPTGSRRNSSDSKEERANSSKGKAETPRTPTSPTFSPGPCLLAPCYLTGDSVRDKCIEMLTAALRMDDDYKEFGVNCEKMASEIEDHIFQELKSTDMKYRNRVRSRISNLKDPKNPNLRKNVLCGAIPPSLIARMTAEEMASDELKELRNAMTQEAIREHQMAKTGGTVTDLFQCGKCKKKNCTYNQVQTRSADEPMTTFVLCNECGNRWKFC; the protein is encoded by the exons ATGGGGCCCGCTGACGAGCTGGTCCGGATTGCCAAGAAATTGGATAAGATGGTGGCCAGGAAGAGCACG GAAGGGGCGTTGGATCTGCTCAAGTCCCTCACCGGCTACACCATGACCATCCCACTGCTCCAG ACCACGCGGATCGGGGTGGCCGTCAACTCGGTGCGGAAACACTGCTCGGATGAAGAGGTGGTGACCTCGGCCAAAATCCTCATCAAGAACTGGAAGCGGCTGCTGG AGTCTTCCAGCATCCCAAAAAAGGATAAGGACGTGgatgggaagaaggagaaggacacagatggggagaaggagaagaaggagaagcgGTTGGGTTTTGCCAGCTGCCCCAGTGAAGGGACGAAACCCCCCAAGAGCTTTGCTGAGAAGCACAGGGAGAAGCACAAGGAGAG gaAGCCCAGCAAGACCAGTTCTCATGCCATCACCCCCCGAGGCCACCCTGCCGACTCCAGCTCGGAGAG AGTCTCCAGCGACGGCCGGAGCTCCGCTGCGTCCTCAAAGAAGTCACCTCTGGATGGCAAGAAAGAGAG GAGAGACTCTACTGACTCGAGGTCCTCTACCACCTCGGccatctcctcttcttctccgCAGAAGAGACCGTCAGGGGAGAG GAGAGCCTCTGTGGGCACCAGCCCCTCGCCAACTCCCACCGGTTCCCGGAGGAACTCCAGCGACAGCAAGGAGGAAAG AGCCAACAGCAGCAAGGGCAAAGCGGAGACCCCACGGACGCCCACCAGCCCCACCTTCTCGCCCGGCCCTTGCCTCCTGGCCCCCTGCTATCTCACCGGAGACTCCGTGCGGGACAAGTGCATCGAGATGCTGACGGCTGCCCTCCGCATGGATG ATGACTACAAGGAGTTTGGTGTCAACTGCGAGAAGATGGCATCGGAGATCGAAGACCATAT TTTCCAGGAGCTGAAGAGCACGGACATGAAGTATCGCAACCGGGTGCGAAGCAGGATCAGCAATCTGAAggaccccaagaaccccaaCCTGAGGAAGAACGTGCTGTGTGGGGCCATCCCGCCCAGTCTTATCGCCCGCATGACAGCCGAG GAGATGGCCAGCGATGAGCTGAAGGAGCTGAGGAACGCCATGACCCAGGAGGCCATCCGGGAGCACCAGATGGCCAAGACGGGCGGCACCGTCACCGACCTCTTCCAGTGTGGCAAGTGCAAGAAGAAGAACTGCACCTACAACCAG GTGCAGACACGCAGCGCTGATGAGCCCATGACAACGTTCGTGCTGTGCAACGAATGCGGGAACCGCTGGAAG tTCTGCTGA